Part of the Desulfohalovibrio reitneri genome is shown below.
CGGGAAGAGTTTGCTCGGGATTCCCTGGATCTCTCCGGCATCGACTGTTCCCGGCTGGTAGGGGGCGATACGGGCGCACCGCTTTTGGCCGGGGTGGATCTGGCTTTCCTCGCCAGATGGATCGAGCGTTCGGCCTCGGCCCTGCTGCCGCTGTTGCAGCGTGCCATGCCGGACAGCCAGGAGCTTGACCGCATCGCCGAGGCCGCATCCGGGAAAGGCCTGGACCTGAAGGCCTGCGGCCGCATGCTTCTGGACGGCGACCGCGCCTCCCTGGAGCGCGAGGCGGAAGTCTTCGGTGTATCCCCGGCCATGTTGGAGTTCACGCTGGCCGAAATCCTGGCGGCCCCATTGGCGTCGCTGACGGACCAGCTTCAGGAGAAATTGCATGAGGCCTCTTGGCGGCAAGGCGTCTGTCCGGTCTGCGGTTCCTTCCCCTCAGTGGCTTGCCTGGGCAGGCCGGAAACGGTGGAGCTGGACTCCCTGGTTGGCGGCGGTGGACAAAAGTACCTGCACTGTTCGCTGTGCGGCCACGACTGGCGATACCGCCGCGACGCGTGTCCGGCCTGCGAAAACGCCGACCCGGGAACAAGAGAGATGCACCACGCGGTCAAGGCGCGGCAGGAACGAATCGAGGCCTGCACCAAGTGCGGTGCCTACTTCCTGTGTATCGACCTGCGGGAGTATGCCGAGGACCCTGACCTGTCCGTCGCCCCCCTGGCTCTTATGCATCTTGATATCATCGCCTCGGGCAAAGGGTATAGGCCCCTGGCCCCGGCCCCTTGGAACACCTTCCCCGCCAGGGAGGCGGAAGGGGCATGACCACGTGCATACGGACCGTGTTGCGCCATTACCGCAACGCCGTTGAGCCGGTGGAGGACACCCTGGCCGAGGAGCACTGCCTGGCGGTCGTGGTTGATGATGCCGAGTCAGTGCGCACCATGAGTACGCCGGGCGAGGACGAGGAGTTGGTGCTCGGTCATCTGTTCACAGAGGGACGCATACGTCGTCCCAGGGACGTGCGCTCCATGCGCTTCCACTACCCTGGCAAAGGGAGAACGGTTGCCGAGGTGGAACTGGCCCCGGAAGCTGGTGACGGTCGACCGGTTTCGCTACCAAGTGGCGCCTGTCTTGATGCCGGGGAGATATTTCGGCTGATGCGGAAGATGGAATCAATGCAGGCCGTCTTTCGTCGCACTGGGGCGACCCATTGCGCTGCGCTCTTTGACAAGGGCGGTCGCATCCTGTCCATGGCCGAGGATATCGGACGACACAACGCCCTTGACAAAGTCATTGGCTCGGCGCTGCGCGACGGTCTACTGGACCGGGCGCTGGTGGCCACCATGAGTTCCCGCCTAAGCTGCGAGCTTGTTTGCAAGGCCGCGGCCGCTGGGCTGACCTTCCTGTGCGGCCTTTCCGTGGCCACAGGGTTGGCCGTGGACCTTGCCGCGGAGAAGGGCATCACCCTGGCTGGCAGGGTTCGGGACGGCCGCATGAACGTCTACTCCCACAGAGAACGGGTTCTTTGGCCGCAACAGCACGCCGAACCCGGCGGTCGACTCTGCGACTCCGCCTCCTGACCTGCATTTCCGGCACCTCCACTCCCTTACCCCGCCTCGGGCAGTAGCCCGGGGCGGCATTTTTTTGCCAAAGCGTTTAACAGTTCTCCGCAGTGTGATTGTCCACGGAATTCGCCTTTGGGTAAGTTCAGGCAACACGACTGAAATGCCCGGGGTGCCGCCATCACGGAAGGCCCGGGCGTGAACGAATCAAACGGAGCGCCCATGGATTCCATCACAAATGACCACGCGTCGCTACCCCGCATCGGTCCCCATGCCTTCGAGGAATACATCCACATGGCAGAACAGTTCCACGGCTACGCCGCCCCGGGACTCATCCTGGGCGGCTTCATGGTTGCCGAGGTGCGGCGTAGGCTGCCGGAGAGCATTCTCTACGACGCGATCTCAGAGACCGCCTGGTGCATGCCGGACGCCATCCAGATGCTCACCCCCTGCACCATCGGCAACGGCTGGCTGAAAGTATTCAACCTCGGCCTGTACGCTCTCTGCTTGTACGACAAGGCCACGGGAGAGGGCGTGCGGGCCGCGGTGGACCCATCCAGAATTGGTCCGTACCCGGCCATCGGTGAGTGGTTATACAAACTCAAGCCCAAAAAGGAGCAGGACAGCGCCAGGCTGCGCGAAGAGATGCGCTTGGCCGGGCACACCATCTGCGACTTCCGTCGCATCACGGTCAAGCCGGATGTCATGCGGCCCCGGGGGAAGGGGCACATAGGCACCTGCCGCAACTGCGGCCAGCCCTATCCCTGTCGCGACGGAGCGGTCTGCCGCGCCTGCCAAGGGGAGTCGCCATACGACGATTTTTTGGCCGCGCGGGAGGAGCGTTTTCCCGAAGGCCCCAAGCTTCGCGTCATGGAAGCCGGCGAAGCCATCGGCAAGACCCTGCTCCACGATATGACCGGCATCGAGCCGGGGCGGAGTAAAGGGGCTGTTTTCAAGCGCAAGCAGCGAGTGGAGGTGGAGGACGTCTGCCAACTGCAGCGGCTAGGTCGATACAGCGTGTATGTGGAGGAAGGGCAGAGACTGGACCCGGACTGGATTCACGAGGACGAGGCCGCCCGTGCCATGGCCGGAACGTTGGCGGGAGACGGTGTGGACATAGCCCCAGAAGTCCGCGAGGGCAAGGCTGTGCTCCGAGCCGGGATGGATGGACTGTTGCTGGTGGATGTCGTCGGACTGGAACGGTTCAACCGAACCCCAGGGGTCATATGCGCCAGCAGGCAGACCGGCTCTTTGGTGAACGCCGGGCAGGAGGTTGCGGCCGCCCGGGCCATTCCCCTCTACCTGGAGCGCGAGCAGTTGGAGCGAGCCGTGGAGAGTCTGGACGGTCCGGCTGTGCGGGTGGCCGCGTTGCGACCACGCGGCGTGGGAGTGCTGGTCACGGGAACCGAGGTCTTTCAGGGGCTGGTCAACGACAGGTTCGCGCCCATCGTGCGAGCCAAGGTTGAAGCCATGGGCTGCAGGGTGGTGGCAACCGAGATTGCCCCGGATGACAGGAATTGCATCGCGGGCGCGGTGCGCTCAATGCTGGAACGGGGAGCGGAGTTGATCGTGACCACCGCGGGGCTGTCTGTGGATCCCGAAGACGTGACACGAAAGGGGCTGGAGGATGCCGGTGCAAGGGACATGCTCTACGGACTGCCGGTGTTGCCGGGCGCAATGAGCCTGGTGGCCAAGGTGGAGGAGAGCCGCATCATTGGCGTACCCGCCTGCGCTCTGTATTTCCGCACCACGGGCTTCGACGTTCTGCTGCCGCGCGTCCTGGCCGATCTGGAGATAACCCGCAGCGATCTGGCCGCTCTGGGCCACGGCGGCCTCTGCCACAACTGCAAGAACTGCACTTATCCCAAGTGCGGCTTCGCTAAATGACCTGGAGGAGGCCATGAAGTCTCATTATCCCACCGTGCGGCTGAAACTTTGGCTGCAGGACGGTCAGGAGGTCGTATTTGGTACCGGGCGTGTACTTCTGTTGGACCGAATCGAACGGCATGGTTCCCTCAAGAAAGCCGCGAGCGACCTGGGCATGTCCTACCGCGCAGCCTGGGGCAAACTGAAGGCCACGGAAAAGGTTCTTGGCACGCAGTTGGTGGAGACGCGCAGCTGCAAGCGGAAGGGGTGTAGGCTGACCGAGGAAGGACGCAGGCTGCGCGACATGTTTAGGGAGTGGTTCGACGCGGTGGAGCGGGATGCTTTGGACCACGCCGCGCGGATTTTCCCATGGCGTGTGCGGAGCTATTGCGATCAGGTTCCTTCCGCGTCCCTTAAGGCTGAGCAGGAACAGCGGCCCACGAGATTTCTGTGCGTCGAATGAATCGTTACGCCCTCGCTTCGTAACCATTTTCGATTCCAAATAGTTTTCCGGCCGCACTCCCAAGCTCCCGGAGGCCTGGGAGGTCCGGCAGCCGTTGACCGCGAGACCAAGCGGAAAGGGAAAATTTTCTATTTTGTTCTTATGTCTGTTTTGACATAACTAAACAAAGGCGTATGGACGTAAGCAGCTTCAACCAATTGATATCCAGCGAGAATCGCGCGCGCAGATTCTTTTTGGGATTTTGCTGGAAAAACCATCAACGGTTTTGTCCGCGATGCCGTGAGCGCAAGCTTTACCGCGTGGGTGACCGCAGGCGGTGCTCTCGCTGCATGTATACTTTCCACGACTTTAGCAGACGTTTCATCAAAGGATGCAACTTCACCTTTCGGCAGTGGCTTTGGTTTCTGAAACTGTATGAGCTGAACGTGCCCAGCAAGGAGATGGCCAGGCAACTCAAAGTGTCCTACGTCACCGTGCTCAAGGCAAGGGACATCACACGCAGGGCCATCTTGGCGCAGGCTCTGGATGCAAATAGTTACTATCGCCTGGGCATTCGCCCAGGCTCGGGGCGGAGAAAGGGCCGGCCAACCATGCGCAACTCCCCAGTCTTCGGCGTGCTGGATCTGGGAGGGTACGTCATCTGCGACCTCATGTCGGACTTAACCGTGGAGAACATACTCCATTTCAAGCTCAATTTCTGTTTGAAGACATCGCATTTGGGGCAACTGGTATATACCTCACCCTACCAGAAATACACCGCCCTGACGGCCTGCGGTCCGGACCTATGGACTACGAACTTCATACGCCACGGGGACACGCGCATCCCGGTGGATGCAACGGATTTTTGGCGTGACGTCAAGGCGCGCCTGCGCTCTGTGCGCGGGGTTAACCCGACCACCTTCCCCTTATACCTCAAGGAGTGGGAGTTGCGGTTCAACAACCGCGGTGAGAGCCTCGTCCCGGTCTTGGCGGCCGCTCTGTGCGGCTTCGTGCCAAAAAGTTAAATCGAAGACTGCTATGGAATCACAGGGAGACGACTTGTCGCATTTTTTCAAACTATCGCGGTTACGGCGACCGAAGTGGAAGGTTCCAGGCGGGCCCCCCACATAGCTGCGAGACCTTCCGCTTTCACTTCGTTCGCTGGTTTTTGGTCGCCAAGGGCTCTGTGTTTTTCCATTCGTCGGCGTAGTGTTTTGTCGAGTGGTGTAATCCCCCGTCCATTCCTCGGATCTTCCTTAGACTATAGACGACTTGGAAAGCTCCCTCAGAGGTGCCCTCGATTCTTCGGACCAATGAGCGGCGTTTGCAAGGTGGACAGGCTCAAATGTTCATATCCTGCCCCCAGTTTGAAACAGCCTTGATTTAAGTGGAAGTCCGTGGCTTCTCAACAGGCAGGAGGTTTGCCATGAAGCGACGGAAGTGGACCCCGGAGCAGAAGACTCGGGTCGTCCTCGAAGGCCTTCGAGGACGACCCGTGGGCGAAGTGTGCGCCGAGTACGCCATCTCGCAGAACCAGTACTACAAGTGGCGCGATCAATTCCTTGCCCAGGCGCACAAAGCGTTCGAGACCGAGCACGGCGCACAGCGTACGGCCAAGCTTGAGCGCGAGAACATGAAGCTCAAAAGCCTGATCGGTGAGTTGACCATTGAGCTAAAAAAAAGCGGGCCGTTCGGATGAAGCGTGGACCATATGCAAAGGTCGCCGAGCGCAACGCCGACCTCCTGGCCCGCATTCGCGGCATCAAGGCCGACCATCCGTTCTGGGGATACCGTCGGGTCTGGGCGTTTCTGCGCTTCGTGGACGGCGTAGTCGTCGGCAAAAATCGCGTCTACCGGCTCATGAGCGAGCATGACCTCACGGTGAAGCCCAACCTGCGACTCAAGGCCAAACGCAGGCCGACCGGCGTCAAGCCCCGGCCCACGCGACCCAACGAGTGGTGGGGTATCGACATGACCAAAATCAAGATTGACGGCTACGGCTGGCTGTACGTGGTCATTGTGCTTGATTGGCGCACCAAGAAGGTCGTCGGCCATTACGCCGGCGACCAGGCCAAGGCGTGGCATTGGCTCTCGGCGCTCAACGCGGCTGTCGGCAGGCAGTTCCCCGAAGGCGTGCGCGACGGCGGTCTTCATCTCATGGCCGACAACGGCTGCCAGCCGACCTCGGCGAGCTTCATGAAGGCTTGCCGCGTCATGGACATCAAACTCGCCTTCACCAGCTACAACAACCCAAAAGGCAATGCCGACACCGAGCGCTTCATGCGCACCATGAAGGAAGAGCTGGTCTGGATTAATGAATGGCGTAGCCCGACGGCCTTTTGCCAAGCCTTGGGCTCCTGGATCGAAGAATACAACCAAGGCTACCTGCACTCGGCGCTGGGGTATAAAACCCCGGTGACAACCGAGCAGGAACTGATCAACTCGCGGACTCTCTTAAAAAAGGCTTGCTAAACCGGGGGCAGTACATTCAGAACCACCATTACCTACAATATGAACAAATTAGCTATTGCCAAAGGGAAAAATGCTTCCCATGGGAAAATGTTCACACCCGGTTCACCGGCATACTTAACCTTTTGCCGGAAAGATGCACTGCTGCTAGTCTATTCCTTTTTTCATAGTAGAATGTTGCAAACGTCCAACGCGTCCCTTGCGTATCCTTTGTGCCTCATTCCTGAGTGAGAGACTGAAGCAAATATTTTTCAATCGAATGAAAAAGTAGGTTAGGCGGCCATGTTTTTCTGGTTATCGGCCTCCGGGCCGATTTCGTCTCGCGTCCCCTGGGCCCTGCGGCAAGATAATCTGCATGTGTACTAGCGCGAAGGCGCGAGGTGGAATCGCGGCCGGGGAGCGCCCCGGCGCTGTTGCGATCGGGAGTGCGTTTGGCCGGTACGCCGCGCTCCGCTGATTGGCGCAGCGGGCGAGACGGAGCGCGTGGGCTGCGTCGCGCTACCTGGTCTGTCTGTGGCCCTGCTGGGTGACGCGCCGCTGTCAACAAATTTTACACATGTGTGTAGCCGGACCTGACATGTTCCGTGGCATGTGTTCACGAGGTGCTCATAATTGCTCGGCATAAAAAGGTAAAAAATAGGGAATGGATTTTGCTATGGCTTGTGGAAAGGGCTTCGGGATTGGGGTGATATGGGGCCCGCCGTGAATCTGGAGGCAAGCCAGGCGGGCAGGACAATCTAGAAGGGGATAAAGCCATGAAGACTCATTTTCTCGCTTTGGCTCTGGTTCTCGCCTTGCTCCCGGCCCAAGCCTTCGGCTTCACCGTCACACCAAGCGCCGACGCCAACGCCCTGGCAGGAGCGCTGGTGGGCAGCGGCATCACCGTCAACAGCGTCAGCCTCGTCGGCACGTCCACCCAGCAGGGCTTCTTCTCGGGCGGCCTGGGCGCGGGCATCGGCATCGACACCGGCATCATCCTCACCTCCGGCTCCGCCGCCGGAGCGGCCACGCCCAACGACTCCGACGGCACGGCCACCAACATCGGCAGCGCCGGGTCGGCTGCCCTGGACGCCCTCATTCCGCAGTCCACCAACGACGCCAACATCCTCAACATAGACTTCACCACCACCACAGGCGACATTTTCTTCCAGTACGTCTTCGCCTCGGAAGAATACAACGAGTACGTCAACTCCTCCTTCAACGACGTATTCGCCTTCTTCCTCGACGGCACCAACATCGCCCTCATCCCCGGCACGTCCAACCCCGTGTCCATCAACAACGTCAACAACGGCGCCAACTCGGCCTATTACAATGACAATGACTTCGGCGACTTCGGCGGCTCGACTCCCTTCGCCATCGAGTACGACGGCTTCACCACCGTCCTCACCGCCCAGCAACTCGGCCTCTCCGCCGGAACGCACACCCTCTCCCTGCAAATCGCCGACGCCGGCGACACGACCCTCGACTCCGCCGTGTTCATCGCCGGCGGCTCCTTCTCCGGCCAGGATCCCAGCAACGGCCAGAACGCCATCCCCGAACCCGGCACCCTCGCCCTGCTGATCGGCGGCCTGGG
Proteins encoded:
- a CDS encoding FmdE family protein; the protein is MDSITNDHASLPRIGPHAFEEYIHMAEQFHGYAAPGLILGGFMVAEVRRRLPESILYDAISETAWCMPDAIQMLTPCTIGNGWLKVFNLGLYALCLYDKATGEGVRAAVDPSRIGPYPAIGEWLYKLKPKKEQDSARLREEMRLAGHTICDFRRITVKPDVMRPRGKGHIGTCRNCGQPYPCRDGAVCRACQGESPYDDFLAAREERFPEGPKLRVMEAGEAIGKTLLHDMTGIEPGRSKGAVFKRKQRVEVEDVCQLQRLGRYSVYVEEGQRLDPDWIHEDEAARAMAGTLAGDGVDIAPEVREGKAVLRAGMDGLLLVDVVGLERFNRTPGVICASRQTGSLVNAGQEVAAARAIPLYLEREQLERAVESLDGPAVRVAALRPRGVGVLVTGTEVFQGLVNDRFAPIVRAKVEAMGCRVVATEIAPDDRNCIAGAVRSMLERGAELIVTTAGLSVDPEDVTRKGLEDAGARDMLYGLPVLPGAMSLVAKVEESRIIGVPACALYFRTTGFDVLLPRVLADLEITRSDLAALGHGGLCHNCKNCTYPKCGFAK
- a CDS encoding formate dehydrogenase accessory sulfurtransferase FdhD is translated as MTTCIRTVLRHYRNAVEPVEDTLAEEHCLAVVVDDAESVRTMSTPGEDEELVLGHLFTEGRIRRPRDVRSMRFHYPGKGRTVAEVELAPEAGDGRPVSLPSGACLDAGEIFRLMRKMESMQAVFRRTGATHCAALFDKGGRILSMAEDIGRHNALDKVIGSALRDGLLDRALVATMSSRLSCELVCKAAAAGLTFLCGLSVATGLAVDLAAEKGITLAGRVRDGRMNVYSHRERVLWPQQHAEPGGRLCDSAS
- a CDS encoding formate dehydrogenase accessory protein FdhE yields the protein MTETPVISGPETVSQTIERYASQRPQMEPILRAFESPLRERAKLREEFARDSLDLSGIDCSRLVGGDTGAPLLAGVDLAFLARWIERSASALLPLLQRAMPDSQELDRIAEAASGKGLDLKACGRMLLDGDRASLEREAEVFGVSPAMLEFTLAEILAAPLASLTDQLQEKLHEASWRQGVCPVCGSFPSVACLGRPETVELDSLVGGGGQKYLHCSLCGHDWRYRRDACPACENADPGTREMHHAVKARQERIEACTKCGAYFLCIDLREYAEDPDLSVAPLALMHLDIIASGKGYRPLAPAPWNTFPAREAEGA
- a CDS encoding transposase, with translation MKRRKWTPEQKTRVVLEGLRGRPVGEVCAEYAISQNQYYKWRDQFLAQAHKAFETEHGAQRTAKLERENMKLKSLIGELTIELKKSGPFG
- a CDS encoding transposase; translation: MDVSSFNQLISSENRARRFFLGFCWKNHQRFCPRCRERKLYRVGDRRRCSRCMYTFHDFSRRFIKGCNFTFRQWLWFLKLYELNVPSKEMARQLKVSYVTVLKARDITRRAILAQALDANSYYRLGIRPGSGRRKGRPTMRNSPVFGVLDLGGYVICDLMSDLTVENILHFKLNFCLKTSHLGQLVYTSPYQKYTALTACGPDLWTTNFIRHGDTRIPVDATDFWRDVKARLRSVRGVNPTTFPLYLKEWELRFNNRGESLVPVLAAALCGFVPKS
- a CDS encoding winged helix-turn-helix domain-containing protein — encoded protein: MDRIERHGSLKKAASDLGMSYRAAWGKLKATEKVLGTQLVETRSCKRKGCRLTEEGRRLRDMFREWFDAVERDALDHAARIFPWRVRSYCDQVPSASLKAEQEQRPTRFLCVE
- a CDS encoding choice-of-anchor L family PEP-CTERM protein; the protein is MKTHFLALALVLALLPAQAFGFTVTPSADANALAGALVGSGITVNSVSLVGTSTQQGFFSGGLGAGIGIDTGIILTSGSAAGAATPNDSDGTATNIGSAGSAALDALIPQSTNDANILNIDFTTTTGDIFFQYVFASEEYNEYVNSSFNDVFAFFLDGTNIALIPGTSNPVSINNVNNGANSAYYNDNDFGDFGGSTPFAIEYDGFTTVLTAQQLGLSAGTHTLSLQIADAGDTTLDSAVFIAGGSFSGQDPSNGQNAIPEPGTLALLIGGLGLLGLNRYRNRNRG
- a CDS encoding IS3 family transposase — translated: MKRGPYAKVAERNADLLARIRGIKADHPFWGYRRVWAFLRFVDGVVVGKNRVYRLMSEHDLTVKPNLRLKAKRRPTGVKPRPTRPNEWWGIDMTKIKIDGYGWLYVVIVLDWRTKKVVGHYAGDQAKAWHWLSALNAAVGRQFPEGVRDGGLHLMADNGCQPTSASFMKACRVMDIKLAFTSYNNPKGNADTERFMRTMKEELVWINEWRSPTAFCQALGSWIEEYNQGYLHSALGYKTPVTTEQELINSRTLLKKAC